CACTTCCTCGGGCGCCTCTTCATGATCATCACCCCTGAGTTTCTCTCCAGCCTAGGCTCTGGAGGTTCCTTTTTAAGCTTTTCCGTGGGGGAGGGTTTCTCCATTCCCGACGGCAGAAATGCCCTTATAACGTCCGTAGGGGGCGAAAGAAACGCTTGAGCTTCGGGTTTGTGTTTTTGATTTTTCCGGGTTTTTGATAGCTTCTATGTGGTTATTGTTTTGTTTAAGGGTCTGTACTATTCGTTGCGTTTTTTGCGGTATCGCAATTGGAATTTGCAGCTTGTATGATTCCAGAATCCTTAAATGTACCGTGATTTTGTGTGAAATATACGGCGGTTCCCTCCCGCTAACCTTATTTGCGTTCGGTGCAACTTTAACCGGTGATGGTATGAAGGTCGCGTACGTCCAGATGGAGCCGGTCTTTCTGGAACCCGAGGTCAACTACTCAAAGGCCGAGGATCTGATAAGGATAGCCGCTGACAGGGGAGCGAAGCTGGTCGTCCTTCCAGAGTTATTCGACACCGGCTATAACTTCCGCAGCAGGGATGAGGTTGAGAGCGTCGCCGGTCAGATTCCAGACGGCCCAACCACGCAGTTCCTGATGGAACTCTCGAGGGAGCTGGGGGTGTTCATAGTTGCCGGAACGGCCGAGAAGGGCGAGGATGGAAAGCTCTACAACTCTGCGGTGATAACCGGGCCAATAGGGAGCGGCTACATCGGAAAGTACCGCAAGGTGCACCTCTTCTACCGTGAGAAGCTCTTCTTCGAACCCGGAAACCTCGGCTTCCGAGTCTTCAACATCGGTATGGCCAAGATCGGTGTCATGATATGCTTCGACTGGTTCTTCCCTGAATCGGCCAGAACGCTCGCCCTCAAGGGAGCCGATGTAATAGCCCACCCGAGCAACCTGGTGATGCCCTACGCGCCGAGGGCGATGCCGATAAGGGCCTTAGAAAACCGCGTTTACACGATAACGGCCAACAGGATTGGGGAGGAGTTCGGGCTGAGGTTCATAGGCAGGAGCACGATAGCCTCGCCGAAGGCGGAAGTTTTGGCCATGGGGAGCGAGGACGAGGAAGAAGTCGGCGTGGTTGAGATAGACCTCGAACTCGCGAGGGACAAGAGGCTCAACGAGGTGAACGATGTCTTCAAGGACAGACGCCCTGAGTACTACTCCCTGTGAGAACTCACGTCCAACCACCTCATTTTCTTCTTGAATGATGCCCATCGGGGGCCCAGCGGCGATGGAGGATTTTCATGCCCGTGGAATTCTCCCCAATACCTCCCCGCGGGCCTTCGATGTTATCCATAGGGTGTGCCTCCGGGTTGGAGATTTCTCATAGAACTGCCTGATTAATGCTCTGTTTATCGAGCGGCCCCGAATTTCGAAAGAGTTTTAAAAACTGAAGCCGTATAAACCTGTGATGGCGAAGGTAAGAATCCACGCACTTGTAATCCTGCTCCTGCTGGTGGCGGCGGGGGCGATCATCTACACGTGGCGGCCATTAGAGGGTCGGTCGTATCAGGATAGCTACACGCAGGCGGGGGCCACCTACGCTGAGGCGCTCCCCTCCAACTCCCACATAACCGGCTACATAGAGGCGCGGTATCCCTTCTCCGTCTATGTGGTTAACTCGGACTCCGGCTACTTCGAGGGCATCAACGGAAGCGACGTCGTCATGAGCTGGGAGAACGTCACCGAGGTGGACTTGAACTTCACGACCTCCAACGGCACCCAGTATCTGGTAATAAAAAACGGCAACGTGAGCCAGAGGATAGGCGTGGTCATAAACTCGAAGCGCTGAAGTTCTTCAGAACCCCCCGTGCGGTCTCTTTTACCGGCCTTCTCAGCACGATGACGGTGCCAACCCTTGGGTTTCCATGGGCTTCCCTTTCGATGAGTTCGTGCTCCCTGAAGAAAACCCTGCCGATGGCGAGCTGGGTTGCCAGATCCCAGTAGTGGAAGTCGACGGTCTCTATCTTCCTGAGGCCCGGCAGGACGTAGTAGCCCCTTTTGAAAGTTCCCCTCTTGAAGTCGTAGCCCTCGTGCATCGAGGCTATGGTGTAGTTCTCCCTGCGTCCCTCCACGAGGAACTCCCTGTAACCGGCGCGGTAGAGAATCCAGTAGACCCTGTCCATGTCCTCTATGATGAAGACTCCATCGTCGCTCAGCGTGAGCGCAACGTTCGCGAAGAGCTTCACGGCATCGAAGGGGTCAAAGTGCGGCATCGTGTAGCCCCAGAGAATGGCTATATCGTGCTCGTCCACGAGGTTGGCTACCTCCCTCGCGTCGCCCCGCACAAGTCTAAGTTCGGGGTTTATTCCTGCTATTCTGAGCCACTCTTTGGCGAGTTCGAGGTCCTCCCTTCGGGCGTCTAAAACGGTGAGGAGCCTCGCATCGGTCGCCTTCGCGAGGGCGACTCCGGCTATGCCCGTTCCTGCACAGACATCGAGGACTCTCCCTCCCCCTGGAAGCCTATCCGAGATCGATTCGAAAAACTCCGTTATCCCCTCAAACCTCTCCCTCGCCCTCTCGTCCGCCGGGTCCATTCGCCAGTTGATGTAGCGGTAAAGCTCCTCGAGGGACATGGCATCACCACAGGATGGAGTGTGAGAAGTAATTTAAGGATATCGAAAGGCTTAAATATTTTGTCAACTTACTTAAGTTGACAAGGTGGGAACAATGAGGGCGGGGGCCACTCGGGCATACTGGGTGGCAGTTGGTGTTGGATTCGCGGTCTTTGTATCCGGGGTATTTCTCAACAGCGGTCCGCTCATTCTGCTTTCCTTATGCATTTTAGCGCTTGGTATCGTCCTGTTTTACGGCAGGGAGGTTCGCATTGAGCGTGGGAGGGTGATCCTCGAGTGGGGGCTCCTCAGGAGAAGGAAGATCATAACGTCTGATGACGTTCTTGACGTGATCGATGCCCCTTCGAGCAGGTACCTCGTCTTGGCCAGGTACCTTCCCGAGGCCGCCATAGTCCCCGCGCTCATGGTACTCTTCGGTGTATTGGCAGTTTTTGAGTCTGATCTCGGCTGGGTCGGTCTTGGATGGCTTCTCTTCAGTGGTGCCTCTCTTGTCTCGTACATCCTTCCGGAGGCAGAGAAGGGGAAGGGAGCCCTTCTGATACTTCTCATAACGGCTGTTGTAGCCCTTGCGGGCTATTACCTCCGGGAAAAGATGGTAGTCCCAATAGTCGTCTCCGGGCTCCTCCTCGCGGTCATGTTCTGGGAAGGCGGCCCAATGGTGGTCAGTATGGTTCTCCTCGTAACAGGAGATGGGGTTTACGAGATCAGGTACGGTTCCAAGAGGGAGTTGAAGGAACTGCTCTCCGCCCTGGGTGATGTCAATGAGGGTTAAGGACGCGTGGCCGTTGACTGCTCCCTCATGGATGGAGCTCTTCCGGGTTGGTATGATGGGAATTTGGATAGCTCTAATGCTCGTTGGATGGGAAAAATCTTCGTTGGGACCGGGTTATTTGCTCCTTCCGCTTCTATTGCTCCCTCTGACGGCTGGTTCGGGTGTGGAAGTGCAGAATGGGGAGCTTGTTCTCACCTATGGCGGTTTCATAAAGGTCTCCGCGGGAAGCGTTAAGGGGGTAACCGACCTCAGTGGCGTTAGATTTGCCAGTATAGGCCGGCACGTGATTTGGGCACTCTCTTTTCCCGTCTTTTTTACGGTTCTCGCGTTTCTTCTCTTAGGCGTTGAAGGTGGAGACGTCTCGGGAGCGTTGCTTTACTGGGCGTTTCTTTACGCTGTTATACTTCTCGTCCCCGTGAAGACTCTCAAGGAAAAAGCCCACCTTTTAATGCTGTCTTCCCTTTTCCTCCCATGGATTCTGATAGCCCCTTGGGCTAAGGGCTACAACGGCTGGGGGATGAGCCTTTTTTACTCACTTACCGGCTTCTTCTACCTTATGGGGTTCGTTGGTAGTGATCATGTACTGGTCTCCACGGATAGGGGAGAGTTTGTGATCTGGTGCTACAATGCAAGAAAAGTCATGCACGAGCTGGTGGGGAGCCATGAAGGTTAGGACGGGGTGGTCTTACGTATCTTCATTCGTACTTGTCTCTATTGCTCTGCTGACGTTGCTCTACATATTGACTGGAATAGATGCCTTCTGGGATCTTTCGGGGATTCTCTTCTGGGTCTCGCTCTCCCTCCTGTGGCCGAGGTCGGTTAAGTTCGAGAAAAGCGCTTTAATCCTTGAGTGGGGGTGGCCGAAGGTCGTTTTCAGGAGGAAGATACTCCTCCAGGATATCAGAGAGGTTATCAACGTATCCTCCGCGGAGAGGCTTCGGCTGATACGCTACATGAAAGACGCCTATCTCTGGCTCGTTCTCTGGCTTTCAGTGGGGCTCATCGGCATTCTCAAGAACGCTCCTCCAGGGCCGTACCTCTGGGGCAACTGGATATTCTGGGGGATAGCAGGGTTCATCAGGGAAGCCGTTCCCATTGGAAACAGGGTGAGGCTCTTCGTCAGCGTTCTCGGCACCGCCTTCTTAGTGGCCGCCATCGTTTACCCCACCAGTCCGGACGCGGCCTTCTATTTTGTCGCCATAGGAGTTCTTATGGCCTTCTTCTTTGCCGACGAGGAGAACAGGCCCTCTGGAGTGCTGCTGATCACCGACGAGGGTTGGTACATCGTCGCCCCCATGGGCGGGGAAGGGCGGTTCCTTAATCAGCTGGCCCAAGTGGTAAATGAGAAGAACCCCGGAGGTGAAGGAGGTGGCTTCTGAAGGGGGAAATAGGCTTCGTGTCGGAGGACTCCCTGTCATGGGAATTCCCTTCCTGCTCCTAACTCTTGGCCTGCTGGGTGGTGCTCTGGCGCCCCTCCTTCAGAAGCTTACGGGGGGGATTATCTCCTGGGTCTTCGTTTATCCCCTTGTCCTCTCAAACCCCATGGGGGCGAGGCTTGAGGACGGAAAATTAACCCTTCTGTACGGCTTTGGTCTCATAAAGCAGAGTATTTCCCTCGACTCCATCGAAGAGATTAGCGTCCTCTCGCGCCTCAGGTATGCCACCATAACGAGGCACTTTAAGGCCTACGCGGCCCTGTGGCTCGTCGTTGTCCTGCTGGCGGTCGGTTACCTTCTCTTGGACTGCAACGACCCAATTGGACTGTACTTTGCCCCCCTCATAATCTCGATGTATGCCGTCTTCTTCCTGGTGCTGACGTTTCCAAGGAGGGGAGAAGTCCTGTACGTCGGCGCCCTGCTCTGCATTGCCTTTCTCATAGTCTATCCACTCGTTAAGCTCGGTCCGAAAACGCTCGTTCCCGAGGTCGTGTTTGCCCTTCTCATCATCTGGCTGGTAAAGGTTTTTCAAAGGGACGAGCTCATACTCGTAGTCGCCGATGGAAAATCCTACCTGCTGACGGCTAAGAACGGTGACGAATTCCTTAGACTGCTCAGGAGGGCAGGCAATGCTCAGACTCCCTGAGGGCATGGAGAGGGTCTGGCTCATGAGGGCCAGGGGCATGCGTGAGGTTGAGATAGCCGAAACCCTCGGGATATCAAGGCAGGCCGTCAACAAAGCCCTGAAAGATGCGAGGGTCAAGCTCTTCGAGGCCTTTTTTGGTCTTACCGAGGTGTTTTCGTGGGATGTGGTGAGGGTCAACGCCGAGAAGGGCTTCATGGTGGCTAGAGGAAAGTGCGGTGATAAAAACGTCCGCGTTTACGCCTTCTACCTCCCGGGGAGGGGGATAAGGGCCTTCTTCAACGGGGAGTTTCCGGAGTATATACTTGAGCACGCACTTAACATCGACTTGATAGAAAGGAAGGAAAGCGGTGAGCTGGTGAAAGCCCTTGAGGGCTGACTACCTCCCGACGCTCGCCAGTCTGTATATTGCGAGGAAGGCGAAGGCCAGGAATATCCACACCGAGTAGCCTATCCACTCCCCTGGGATGGCCTCCACGTTGTAGAGAACCGTCATCGACGATACTGTGAGGAGCCCGAGGCCCATCAGTGTGTTGAACTCTGCCCAGGCTCTCCAGCCGGATGGTGAGAAGCGCTTCATCCTCGCGAAGAAGCCCGGATCCCTCCCGAGCACCGTGAGGCCGAAGAACATGGCCCACACCATCAGGGGTATTCCTACGGCTCCCCACGCCTGCGACATGAAGCCGTTGGGGTCTCCCGATGCGTCGAAGTGGACCGCCATCGGCTCCGGCAGGGCGCTCCAGTTGACAGCAACGAGAAACAGGTAGAGACCCAGAGCGGCGAGCTGAATCAGTAGGTAGGGACTCACGTTGATCTCTATCTTCCCCCCTACCGGCTTTTTGGGGCCTCCGTTGACATCTCCTCAATCTCGTAGGCCTTCCTGGCTACCATGCTCGAAATTCCAACTACCGTGAGCACTCCCCCGAGGAGGACCAGTGTGCAGGTCGTCATGGAAACGCCGGCGGCGGTCATCGCGAGCAGTATCCCCGAGAGGCCGAGGAGGAGCGCTCCCCCGGCGGTGTTGGCCTTCCTCCAGGCTTCCTCTGACATGTAGGTGTAGCCCATCCTGACGCCTATGAGGGAGTTGGGCCTGTTCCTGAAGGCCAGTGTCATAACCCCCGCGATTAAAAGGCTCAACCCGGCAAAGAGCTCGACCGCAGTTTGGGCATCCACCTTCACCATCTCCCCTCTATCCTCTCCACAACCTGGATTATCTCCCTGATTTCACCCTTCAGCTCATCCAGCACCTCCCTGCCGAACCCAGTGAGGCTGTAGTACTTCCTGGGCCTTCCACCGACTTCGACCCACTCGTCCTGCACAAGGCCTATCTTCTTCAGGCTCTTGAGGATATCGTACAGCGCCCCCTCACTTGGCACCACCCTGCCGTTGCTCAGCTCCTCCAGCCTCTTCCTGATGGCGTAGCCGTGGAGCTCGCCATCCTTTTCGAGGAGAAGGAGAACCAGGTACGAGTAAAGACCCGAGCGAAACTCCTTTCTGAGCTTTTTCAGGGCCTTCTCCTTCCTGTTCAGCACCCTCACATCACCAGAGCACCTTTTCTTCCTCAACGGCCTCGGGCCTCGCCTTTGGAACCGTGTAGTACAGCAGACCCACCGCAATGACGGCCGCAACTATCTCTGCCGCGTAGAGAACGGGCTCGCTCTTCGTGAGCTGGTAGTAGGCCGCCATGGAGTCCACGGCAGTGTGGAGCCCGATAATGGCCAGCAGGCCGGTCTTTCCGTAACCTTCCCTGTATGCGTAGGCGAGATAAGTGGCCGTTCCAACATGGAAGAGAACCGCGAAGTAGCGCTCGACCAGTGAGAGGAGTGCGTTACTTGCTGAGACGTCGAGCGGCTTACCGGTGGCTACCGAGGTGGCCAGCGCAGTCCCGGCTATT
This window of the Thermococcus siculi genome carries:
- a CDS encoding SdpI family protein, producing MVKVDAQTAVELFAGLSLLIAGVMTLAFRNRPNSLIGVRMGYTYMSEEAWRKANTAGGALLLGLSGILLAMTAAGVSMTTCTLVLLGGVLTVVGISSMVARKAYEIEEMSTEAPKSR
- a CDS encoding nitrilase, translating into MKVAYVQMEPVFLEPEVNYSKAEDLIRIAADRGAKLVVLPELFDTGYNFRSRDEVESVAGQIPDGPTTQFLMELSRELGVFIVAGTAEKGEDGKLYNSAVITGPIGSGYIGKYRKVHLFYREKLFFEPGNLGFRVFNIGMAKIGVMICFDWFFPESARTLALKGADVIAHPSNLVMPYAPRAMPIRALENRVYTITANRIGEEFGLRFIGRSTIASPKAEVLAMGSEDEEEVGVVEIDLELARDKRLNEVNDVFKDRRPEYYSL
- a CDS encoding multidrug transporter yields the protein MAKVRIHALVILLLLVAAGAIIYTWRPLEGRSYQDSYTQAGATYAEALPSNSHITGYIEARYPFSVYVVNSDSGYFEGINGSDVVMSWENVTEVDLNFTTSNGTQYLVIKNGNVSQRIGVVINSKR
- a CDS encoding class I SAM-dependent methyltransferase yields the protein MSLEELYRYINWRMDPADERARERFEGITEFFESISDRLPGGGRVLDVCAGTGIAGVALAKATDARLLTVLDARREDLELAKEWLRIAGINPELRLVRGDAREVANLVDEHDIAILWGYTMPHFDPFDAVKLFANVALTLSDDGVFIIEDMDRVYWILYRAGYREFLVEGRRENYTIASMHEGYDFKRGTFKRGYYVLPGLRKIETVDFHYWDLATQLAIGRVFFREHELIEREAHGNPRVGTVIVLRRPVKETARGVLKNFSASSL
- a CDS encoding RNA polymerase sigma factor sigma-70 region 4 domain-containing protein — protein: MLRLPEGMERVWLMRARGMREVEIAETLGISRQAVNKALKDARVKLFEAFFGLTEVFSWDVVRVNAEKGFMVARGKCGDKNVRVYAFYLPGRGIRAFFNGEFPEYILEHALNIDLIERKESGELVKALEG
- a CDS encoding YhfC family glutamic-type intramembrane protease, whose protein sequence is MYLLPFPIIGGLLAWATVYLLGFRKQRWGEFLLGLAAFFIALIVQNPLQQLPLLGMGIRENADVIARGTAFTIGVSIWLGLVAGIVQEGVKYLLVKGKSLGTGVFLGLGFGITEVFVIAGTALATSVATGKPLDVSASNALLSLVERYFAVLFHVGTATYLAYAYREGYGKTGLLAIIGLHTAVDSMAAYYQLTKSEPVLYAAEIVAAVIAVGLLYYTVPKARPEAVEEEKVLW
- a CDS encoding PadR family transcriptional regulator, with product MLNRKEKALKKLRKEFRSGLYSYLVLLLLEKDGELHGYAIRKRLEELSNGRVVPSEGALYDILKSLKKIGLVQDEWVEVGGRPRKYYSLTGFGREVLDELKGEIREIIQVVERIEGRW
- a CDS encoding DUF1648 domain-containing protein, encoding MSPYLLIQLAALGLYLFLVAVNWSALPEPMAVHFDASGDPNGFMSQAWGAVGIPLMVWAMFFGLTVLGRDPGFFARMKRFSPSGWRAWAEFNTLMGLGLLTVSSMTVLYNVEAIPGEWIGYSVWIFLAFAFLAIYRLASVGR